A region of Anolis sagrei isolate rAnoSag1 chromosome 2, rAnoSag1.mat, whole genome shotgun sequence DNA encodes the following proteins:
- the LOC132766588 gene encoding microtubule-associated proteins 1A/1B light chain 3C-like, translating into MEWNQSENRPFKQRKRLATRIREATDIRAKYPNKIPVIVERYQKEKSLPKLDRTKFLVSEDISISQFIFTLRNRMSLTSTQAFYLLVNNNCLPCQSMTVAEVYRDNKDEDGFLYVTYASQEMFGDYGNDKDQ; encoded by the exons ATGGAGTGGAACCAAAGTGAGAATCGCCCTTTCAAGCAAAGGAAACGTTTAG CTACTCGGATACGTGAAGCGACTGACATCCGGGCCAAGTATCCAAACAAGATCCCG GTCATAGTGGAGCGTTACCAAAAAGAGAAGTCTCTCCCTAAGTTGGACAGGACCAAGTTTTTGGTTTCTGAGGATATATCCATATCTCAGTTCATCTTTACTCTCAG aAACCGTATGTCCCTCACATCGACTCAGGCCTTCTATCTGCTGGTGAACAACAATTGCCTGCCTTGCCAGAGTATGACAGTTGCAGAGGTCTATCGGGACAACAAAGATGAAGATGGCTTCCTCTATGTGACCTATGCTTCTCAAGAGATGTTTGGGGACTATGGCAATGACAAAGATCAGTGA